In one window of Arachis ipaensis cultivar K30076 chromosome B06, Araip1.1, whole genome shotgun sequence DNA:
- the LOC107646788 gene encoding uncharacterized protein LOC107646788, whose product MQLKQGSLSVADYTHKFEELCRFSRVCQGAPEAYESWKCIKYQRGLKNSIMTAVAFMEIRVFSDLVNKARVVEEYAKTVAASKDTHGGNTSKGRGKYYHPRGQSFKRGGYAHQSQGGFRKNTHDQFQRGKRRGSQSGCFNYGLPGHIVRDCTRGKNPNAGQSQHQG is encoded by the coding sequence atgcagctgaagcaaggttccctATCTGTTGCGGACTACACCcacaagtttgaggagctctgtaggttttctagggtatgtCAGGGAGCCCCGGAAGCTTACGAGAGCTGGAAGTGCATTAAGTACCAGAGGGGTTTGAAGAATAGCATTATGACTGCTGTGGCCTTTATGGAGATCCGTGTCTTCTCCGACTTGGTGAACAAAGCAAGGGTGGTTGAGGAGTATGCCAAGACCGTAGCGGCATCCAAGGACACCCACGGAGGAAATACTAGCAAGGGACGTGGCAAGTATTACCACCCGAGGGGTCAAAGCTTTAAGAGAGGAGGATATGCACATCAAAGTCAAGGAGGTTTCAGGAAGAACACTCATGATCAATTTCAGCGTGGCAAGAGAAGAGGAAGTCAGAGTGGGTGCTTCAACTATGGACTGCCTGGTCATATTGTGAGGGATTGCACTCGTGGGAAGAACCCGAATGCGGGTCAGAGTCAGCACCAGGGGTGA